AATCGGGAACTCTTAATCCGTATGTTTCTTTTCATGTGCTCACGTATAGCACGTACCCACGGCCTGTCAACAAAAATTTTATTTTCTACCTGTTACATATTCCTAGTCATACAACTAAAACGTTTGACAATTCATCCATATAACTCTTGCCCTATCCACTTCTGATGATTTATGTTGCGGGATTATTGCCCATTATCGAGCGTAGTAAGGAGCTATACATAATGAGATTATTCAGAATATTTACCGCGTGTATGATCGCCTTGACTGGCCTATTCATAACAAACTCAGTCCACGCGGCATGCCTACCTAGTATGACACAAAAAGTGGACGATGTCCTTTTTGTTGCTTTTGATACGGAAACGACCGGATTTAGTTCCGATAAGGAACGCATTATCGAAATAGGCTGCGTAAAAGTTAAACACGGTAAAATCATCGACACAAAAGAATGGTTGATCAATCCACATCATCATATCTCAAAATGGGCTACAAAGGCTCATGGTATAACGTATGACATGGTTAAGGGCCACCCATCGTTCGAGGATATCTATCCTGAATTCATTGATTACATCAAGGGTGCGGTACTCATTGCTCATAATGCTCCTTTCGACGTGCGCTTTATTCGTGCCGAAGCACTAAGAAACGAATTAACCCCACCTTGCGAGGGCTGCATAGACAGCTTGCACCTACTTCGCAACTGGTATCCGGATGAAGAATCCCATACTATTGGGCACCTTGCGGACGTACTGAATATCGAAGGCGGCCTATTTCATCGCGCCACATCCGACTCGGTTTACACCGTTAAATTGATCAACAAAGGCATGGAGACCAGACCCTTGATGAATCTAAACGAACTGGTGGATCAGGCAGGCGGCTTGCTGCTGTTTGAAAAAGAAAAATAATACAGTTGACGACGGGCGCGCAGAAACATACTTTGGCACCTGTTTTCTTCATCGGGGTGTAGCTCAGCCTGGTAGAGCGCTACGTTCGGGACGTAGAAGTCGCTGGTTCGAATCCAGTCACCCCGACCAGATTTTATTATCCGATGCGAGAAAACACTATGCAGTCAAGGCCTGGCCTTATATTCCTTGGAATACCGAAATCGAAAAAAGTTCCAACCATTGGAAGTTTTTCCAATAAAAGTT
The window above is part of the Spartobacteria bacterium genome. Proteins encoded here:
- a CDS encoding 3'-5' exonuclease, which translates into the protein MIYVAGLLPIIERSKELYIMRLFRIFTACMIALTGLFITNSVHAACLPSMTQKVDDVLFVAFDTETTGFSSDKERIIEIGCVKVKHGKIIDTKEWLINPHHHISKWATKAHGITYDMVKGHPSFEDIYPEFIDYIKGAVLIAHNAPFDVRFIRAEALRNELTPPCEGCIDSLHLLRNWYPDEESHTIGHLADVLNIEGGLFHRATSDSVYTVKLINKGMETRPLMNLNELVDQAGGLLLFEKEK